The DNA sequence ATTGGATGTTCTGTATCAGGTTTGTCAGAAACACCAAACATATCATACTCCTCACATCCGGCAGCTTTAGCTTGACAGATAGCTTCCCACTGCAAGGCATATGGCGCCATTAGATTCCTTTTTCGATTGGATGAAGCTCCGTAAAGGTAAGTTGCCCGCTTACCTGTAATCGCCAGAAACATCCCTGCCAATGGCTCGTCATCTTTCTTGGCAAGAAGCATCCTGATCTGAGCCCATTGTTTAGGCTGCTGTTCCTGCGCTTCCAATACCGATTTGAAATATTCCATATTGTCCAGTACAATGCCATTCCTCAATGCCGTCTCCTGATAGAGATTGTACCATACCGGCAAGTTGTCGTGGGTGACGTCTTCTACCTGTACCCCTTTTCTTTGAGAAAGCCTGATATTGTAACGGGTCTTACTTTTCATTTGGGTCAGTAAGGTCTCATCCTTTTTATTTAGGTCCATAAATACAGTATTGGAAGGTAATGTATTGGTATGGGCCTTTCGCAATTTCCAGCCTTGTGTATCAAAGTTCATCCTCATCTCCTGAATTCTAGTTTCAGGAGGTCCAATCCATTCTCCATTCTGATTGTAATGTGCTTCATCTCCAGCCCAAGGAGATTCCCAAACAAGGTCATAACGGATAGCAATACATGATTTCGGAAGGTATTTCCTGATAGATTCTGATAGCTCTTCAAGGTATAACCCCCTATTTTCTTCACCCGGCTCAAACACGGGACCATAGGGGACATAAGCAATCTGGAATTCTGGACTGACTTGCCTCAGCACAATTAGTATGTCATCTGTAGGAGGATTTCCTGTATTGAGAGAAGGGAGTTCGTTTTCTGTAGCTTTGATTTTGATGTCAAAAGCTTTGGTTTGGTAACCATGTTCCTCTTTTACTTTTGCCCAGTATGCCGTTTGTTGCAATATGGGTGAGGGAGCGATTTGTTCTGTGATTTTCGGTTGTACTTCTACCAGCATAAAGTCTGTTCGCTTTCTTTTTATCAATTATGTGAAACAAAAGAATCCCCTCACCAACGGAAGCGAAGGTGTTGTGTTGAGATTCTGAAATATTTGTGATGCAGGTGCTTGATATAGCCCTAATTCGTTAAAAGAGGGACAAAACTATAGATCTTCTGTTGATTCTCCGAAGATGTGGGTAGAAGAGTGTTGGGTGTTGAGGAATGTTAAGATTTATGGCTTTGAAAGTTTTTACAATAGAAAAGCCGCAACCCATATCTGAATTGCGGCTCTTTTATCAATAGAGAAAATGACTATTTCAACTCTTCAAAATCTACATACTCACCATCACCATCATCATTACTATCGTAGTTAGGTTTGGTTTGTACAGGTGCTTCATCTGGAATCAGGATAGTCATCCCATCTTTGTTTACAGCATCCCCTTTAAAACCTTCCTGCCTTCTTCTTAATATTTCAGCCTGTCTTTGTTGCTGCTCCATCGCTTTCTTGTAAATCTTCTCGCCAGCTACTTTAAAAATCCAGCGGAAAATAAAACCTGAAAATCTAGAGAACAGGAAAATAGTTATAAGGATTATCAGTAATATCACGATTTTTGTAGACATTTTCTTTTGAATATATTTTTCAAATCTTGGTATCTCTATACTTAACAGAAAGCAAACTTAAGAAGTTTTGTCTTATAATCGTGGCAAGAAAAACTAATATGATTTAACTAAAATCAATTGGGGAAAAAGA is a window from the Limibacter armeniacum genome containing:
- a CDS encoding lipid II:glycine glycyltransferase FemX — protein: MLVEVQPKITEQIAPSPILQQTAYWAKVKEEHGYQTKAFDIKIKATENELPSLNTGNPPTDDILIVLRQVSPEFQIAYVPYGPVFEPGEENRGLYLEELSESIRKYLPKSCIAIRYDLVWESPWAGDEAHYNQNGEWIGPPETRIQEMRMNFDTQGWKLRKAHTNTLPSNTVFMDLNKKDETLLTQMKSKTRYNIRLSQRKGVQVEDVTHDNLPVWYNLYQETALRNGIVLDNMEYFKSVLEAQEQQPKQWAQIRMLLAKKDDEPLAGMFLAITGKRATYLYGASSNRKRNLMAPYALQWEAICQAKAAGCEEYDMFGVSDKPDTEHPMYGLYKFKTGFGGELHHRHGCWDYPLDPKTYELYRAVEMSGQGFHMN
- a CDS encoding DUF4834 family protein — protein: MSTKIVILLIILITIFLFSRFSGFIFRWIFKVAGEKIYKKAMEQQQRQAEILRRRQEGFKGDAVNKDGMTILIPDEAPVQTKPNYDSNDDGDGEYVDFEELK